A segment of the Nasonia vitripennis strain AsymCx chromosome 2, Nvit_psr_1.1, whole genome shotgun sequence genome:
GACATAAAcgcctaaaaaaaaaattccggCACAAATTTCACTCTATTTCAATACGACCCTATAAACCCTATGACCTCGCCCATTTTTACACTCGCCCTTCGAACTGCACACGAAGCTGTTTCAAACAAACCAGCACAAAGAAACGGCTAACGTCTGCAGAAACGATAGCAGCCCCACGCATACGCATAAGGTCAGTCCTTCGCATACATGTATAGAGCACTCGGTTCTCGGTCACGTTTCCCGCGTAATCCTGGGCATATCTCGTTTCAGAGGCAGCACGCGATGTGCACACCCACTTGTTCGCGAGAGGGAATCAAGAGAGAGTTCGAATTTCGCATTCGACGCGGGAGTGAGACGTTTTTCGGATGCTGATGCAGTTGTAGGGATACGCGCGATGCTTACTGGATTTTACGGGATCAGGCTTTTCGAAGAGTATGCACGCGTGCGAGGCATTGGAAACTTTTACATCAATTGAATATTTTAGGCCACTTTGCGATTGCGTGCGGCTTATCGCTCTTCGTTTTTCACGAACATGCATAAATTCAGAAGGAAACGTTACTGCGCAGCAAGTTTTTTTTACCGTAAAACATACAATAATTTAGATTATTCAGACCTTCGTCGATGACGtaattataaaacaataatagcCTCTTTTAAAAATAGCTGTACACAATCGCACCGCGTCTTTCCGAAACAACCGAGTATACAGGCTAAACTTTGGTTCGCCGTCAGACCCAAGGCAGCAATTTCGCGCCTAGCAAGACTTTCCCCAGCGTGAAAAGCCGGCTTTGTGTGCGGTATGCAGCCATCATCTAAACTATCCCGAGAGGCCGGCTGCTCACCGCATGCGGCGGATCCTTTTCGTCTCTCCTCCTTCTCGGAAAAGCGCGTAGAGTCGCACCGGCTGCAGCGTGTATTGGGAGCAGATGTTGCGCCCTGTAGTTGAGGGAAGGACAAGTTTCGCTTTTCACGGTGTACGCTTAGGAGGACACTTTGCGACGAACGAACTTTCGGTAGAGATTCATTCGCCAGATTTCAGAGGTGCTGGGTTTGCTTTCCGTTAGTTTATTCGttttataatacattattaaaattaattaattaaaaacacaTGCCTTACATCGCTCTGACTTACTTTTACATAATTCAGTCGGTGAAAACGCCCCCATCGCCGTAATTCCCTAAATTCCTCGGAGCATCATACTCCCACGAGGGAGACACACCTCTTTATCTTTCCCAGCATGTACAGCAGGATCGCAATTTCATGAATGAAATACACGTGCATTAAGCCGAGTATCAAAATAACAATGATAATAACACCGACCTCTACCTTGTTTTCTGTTACAGAGaatagaaaatagaaaaatgcAGTCCTTTCCGGGTCAAGTCAACACGGCGACGTCGGCTACGGGTCAGACACCAGGTTCCGTCAGCATAAGATTCGACCCGCTCTACGTGCGGACTCTGCCTGGAGGGCTCAAAGTGGCTCAGATTGTGCGTATAAACTTACTTTTGTCGACTACTCTTTCGAGTTGGGGGATtagttctttttaattttgttctcaATATCGCGATGGGACTTTTGTTTTACTTTGGCTTTAAATTCTCGTCACGACGTTAATTAGCATAATAGCTGTTTGGAGCAGTGGGATGTATAACGCGTATATTAATTCAGACTCGATAAAAATTGGGGACGATTTATAACTGCCGAATTATACCTATAAGGTCAATGATGCGATAGCCGCGGTCATCGTATTAAAACGACGATACGCTTATGTGATCTGTTTAACGTCGCGACGGTGGAAAGATATGCCTAATGTGTAAGCGCGCTCCGGTTCGGTAAAATTCTATAGATGATGGACGTTCGGTGTCGTTGCGCAACCTTGACGaatgttataattttacacGGACTTTAGAATATAGATGTAACGCTTGAGTCGTCGACCTGCAATTAATAGTTTTATAGACCGTGAATTCGTTAGAGGCTCTTATATTTTAcgagcatatatatatatatatatatatatatatatatatatatatatatatatatatatatatatatatatatatatatatatatatataatatatatatatatatatatatatatatatatatatatatatatatatatatatatatatatatatatatatatatatatatatatatatatatatatatattggacGATTGAATTCGATTGATATTGCTATCATACGTGGTTTTCGTGCAGCGTCTGTAATTCAACTAAATTATAATACATTGTTTAACTATACACAAGAGAACTATAATACTGCAACAGGATAAAAACGACAGTAGTTATAGTCAAAAACGATGCGTTACattgaaaattataacaatcgtTTAACGTACGCTGTTGACGATGATTCAGATACTGAACTTCATTGGGTTCATCTGCATCATAACGACGGATGTCAGTACCAGTAGAGGCAATTGGTTCAACACCGTGGCGATGATAGGATTCTGGAGCTCCGGAGTTCTTCTCGCCTTCTACCTCTTCCACATCATCGAGAAGTTCTACAAGATCCCTTGGCTGAAAATCGTAAGAATCGATCAGTTAATCTCTTAAATAATTCACTTGGATATCAACGTTTATAATAtggtaaatatttttgttttcaggAATTCGTCTACTGCGCCATCGAGACTTTCTTCTACCTCCTGGCTGCATCGCTTGTTGCAGCTCACGCATACATCAGCGAAGCCTTGGGAGCAGCTGCTGTAAGTCTTCTTTGCCTAACTGCCTGCCTCCCTATACCCCGTATACCGGACTGACGCtggattaaaaataataattaaaaggACCCTTTCGCGAGCCAATATACACGGGATAAAAATGAACGCATCAATCCTCAAAGTAAATTCTCCGCAAAGTCCATCGAAACGAACCAATCccatgaaaaagaaaaaagctccCCCTATAATCCCTGGAAGCTCCCCAAAGCAAGAAAGCAACAAAAATCCTATCTAACGagcgcctctttctctcctgaTTTCAGTTCTTCGGCTTCGCAGCGATGTGCCTCTACGGCTTCGACTGTTGGCTGAAGTTCAAAGCTTTGAAGAGCGGCGAATACGCGCAGGGCCAGCCACCCTCATCCAAGCCCGTCTCCACCGTTGGCAGCCCGGCCGGATACTAAGCCGGGAGAGAGACACGCCAGGACCTCTTCACTTCACTCTCGagctctttcttctctctgtcATTCTCTATCAAAGTAATTAGCGCTCCCTTATAGTATACGTAGATCCTAGCTGTAATAGCTTTGTTTCTTATAAGCGTTGACTCGATGTTGTGATTCGGGGAGTATGAGTATATTTGGAAATTTGCATGAGCTTTTTCCACGCGATGTTTTagtctttctttttttctttcgaagCGTGTATAAGGTTTGTCATATAGATTACGAAAGTGTTACTAATCGATGTGTAAGAGTATATTACGACAATACAATTTTACAAGGGGTTCACTCAGTATAAGGTAGAACGTTGTTGTATTTTCATCATGTCGACGCTTGTATGTCGACAGAGGGATATgcgatatttaaaaaaaaaaatatatatatatatatatatatatatatatatatatatatatatatatatacacacacacacacgatgaAAACGttaaaggaaaataaaaaatagttagAAAGCTTCGAGAAAATCATGCAAATTTCTGATGATAAGCGTTACGAAAACTTTGTTAGACGATTTATCCGGACTAAAAGTTTGAATTGTGGTAGTTCACTATTAGGGTTATATTCTCGTCTGCATATCTTACTACCTCTGCACTAAGAAAGTAATTGTTGGAAGGGTCTCCTAAGTTTTCCGCGCACAGCGATCTGGCTCGGTATTACGCTTGAAAAGGGTGTTCATgagtatttcaaaattaatgtttttaatCAACTCGAATATATGAATTTCGATGTATAATTTCGACGTTTGTTAGAGTTTTAAATGTTGCCTGTTAAcgatgtttattattattattatacgagCGTTTTAACTGAAACTCTAAGATACGTTGCGCTGGTATTACagcattaatttttattaataacgaTACTATTGTTCCAAAGAGACAGAGTAATACGAACGTCAGAGCGGAAAATGTACGAGATAATACTCTCCAACGACAGAAATCTTTATCTGTGTACATATCCTCGTTATGTATATCTTGTATACTCAAAGACATcacagcggagagagagagagagagatagagacagatGTTACTCACGACTGCGTTAAGTGATTTGTAATTGAAAGGATATTATAGATTCGCACTTTGTAAGTGCGCGAGGTGCGAAGTTTAATTTATAAAGTAATTTCTATTTTTGTAAAACGAGTATTTAAAGGAGACAAATTGCACTTAAGTttagtattataatttatatttcaaataaacTACCAAAAACTGAATAAGAGAGCAGGTACATTGTTCGTACTTAAAGAGAGTCATTCGACACCTTCTTGATTTCCTATATTCGCTGACGGAATTATCGATACCTTACTGATCGGTAAGTTGACGTACAAAGCCATTGAAGACTAAATAAGACAAACAAAAGAAAGTATATAACCGCAGATAGAGGAATGCTAGAGTTTCAAATACAAATCAGTTGCTAAAGTCGCGATGTCAAGTACAATATCGCCGTCTCCCGACATATCACGAGCAAACTGCACGCGTTGATTCCTCtgcgaaagaaaaaagtaaacacACCTGTACACAAAACACACAGCACACGCTTCCCCGCACACGGATATGTATTCCTTTGATTTCCCGCGTATATGAGTAAGAACACGCACAGAGCCAAAACCGAAAGAAGAGACGAAGAAAGAAGTGCGGATGTGCAGCAAATCGATGCAATCTTGTGCCAAGATTAATGTGCGAGTTTGTGTTTCATTATGAAATCGCGCGGATGTCAAGGAATTTGAGCGATGGTTCGCCGCGGGAGGAGACCTCTCGACTTGTTGATCTATGCCTCTCGATGACACTAATGAAATACAAACTTGAACTCAGCGATGAGGTATTCGATGCAgatgaattttttctttttcgcctCCGGAGCGCCATCATTTTTCAATCGCGCGACAACAGAGCGAAGGGGACACGACCGGGAACAACTGTCGCGAGCTGACACTTTTCTGGCTTCTGCATTTGTTTACGACAAcaatgttcttttttttcttgaaaattgcACAATTACTGCAATCATCAGCGGCATCTTAtcgtcgagaaaaaaaattcgcgatcATTCGTTTGAGCTGAACGTTTGTAAATAGAATCGAAGCGCATTCTCATCAGCCACATGTGCTTACACGGAAGCTGAGCTGAAGTGTCGGCTTGAAGACGACATAATCAGAGAAAGATATGGATGAAATAAATTGCGCGGGTCGTGACTACACACGTGAAAGGACTCGTGTTCTATGGTACAGTTTGTTATGTTGCAAGGCTTAACCGCAGTTCGTTTTATTTGCTTGTATGTATATTATGGAAAACACTGTAAAGCGCTGCAGATTTTTATCAAGCACTTAAAGAACTCTTTTTTGGACACTCtgcttttaaataattcatattaATTTCAtcagtactatatattttatacatttaCTGGGGTTTCTTTCAGTgcttgattgaaaatcaagttCATAATTTAAGCTTGTATTTGCGATAAGTATAAACTAGCGTTAAATGTTTAAGCATCGTTATTGCATACCTTAATACGAATCTTCGTACgtcgaattaaaaataaataacaattataatgATGAATGAAGTGCGGatttataaaacatttaatttgtgaaaagatatttttgTTGCGCCagaaattgattaaaaaaaattggagcATAAAGTACACTACACATTTTGATGTTTTATGTATAGTTTAAATCATtttaatcaaatattttttagcgTTGGcacaaattatatttattttatttaaatctacTAATAAGGTTATTATACGCTATTattcaaaaagaaataaaaccaTCGCGCTTTTCGCAGTGGAATAAAAAgcattttcagaaaaattgcTATGAATTACTGTCAAAAAACAAAGAAGATTTTTATGCTATTATATTCATTCATTTGCATCATTCACATTCAAAGAAAGATTAACCAATCAAGTAAAACTTTAGTtattcatatttatttttgtttgtatggTATGATAAAAATGAGAATAGTTATGCAAGATTCGATGTTCACGTATTATATGGACGACAGTTTATATTATACTGCCAAAAGACTGAAATAAGGCGACATTAATTGTATATTACTGaagccctggtagaaatgagtCTAAGAACAGGCTAGTAACTGGCCAGCTCTTAGGATTTAACCTAGTTACTACCTAATAAATGGCCAGTTCTTGGggtcatttctaccagggcgcttatttaaataaaatccgATTTGCACTTAGGCAAACACGAATAATAGATTTCAATATTTCAGAAATCGCGCCAAGTACGcctcaggaattgaaaatgttaaaatcaCATAAATAAAGCAAATTACTGTTATAAAATGATTGCAGATTACAAATAGAACGCAAGAATTATTGTCATCACCATTATTACTTATAATTATGTATACATTCATATGTAtatacaatttaataaaatattattaaatgatATATCTGCAGCTAAACAATAACACTTTGAAAGTACCAAACAATAAATGACGTATGCCCAATTAATATTCtcaaatcataaaaaaaaatatatgtttttcaataaacattgaaaattatgtaaatatcTGTGTTATACACAAACATCACAAACGTACTAGAAAGCAAAGGCTAGGCACTAATGTGTTCATTTGTCACAAACTTATGCAAAAGGTATTATATTCTAATTAAgtatgcatattttatttattgctcgCTTAGTTATTTAAACGCAAAAGCACACTGACAAGTGAAATGCGTTCacaataaaacaataattatataaattttgttcgtATGGTATTCTAATAGATACCatcagaaaaaaagtaaatgcaACGATGGCAGCAACGAAACGTATAGAATTCTTAATCAACGATCGAGACAACCGATTATTGCATCTGTACAATAactaaagaaaagttcagatTTATTAAAAGCACAAAACAACTTGCAcatgtattataaaaatatgcatttttACATACTTGTCGAaagttacaatttttttcagcCAATAAATTTAGCATTTTGCAGAGCTGTTATAACAGCAAAATATTTTCGAAGTGTATATTACATGAGAGgtttacataaaatataactTAGAAGAATTCGACGTACGAAGCATCGGCATTTTAACACAAACATTGTTCAGAACTTGCATTATTAGCTGCGTGTAATTTAACTAACTGTTATACAGTGGAAACATACCAAAACTTTATAGAAAGTAATCATGCATTTTTATCTATTATTGACGACTACAACAAGCTCTTCACATAACAATCGTTCAGATAGCACCTTTAAAAGAGCAAAGACTAAGCAAGCGtttaaagaatatttaaattatgaaataataattatattttcagaTACTTTTGGTATATATCCACTTATAGCTTCGGCGAAGTATATACGCAATTATATACATTCTATATAAAAATGATACGGGCGACCGTTTCATACTAAACATATTTATACGCTCGATATACGACACACtgacacatatatatattaaacaCAAGGACCAAGGCAACAATAATCGAAAATTTGAGCAATATGTTATATAAATGTCGTGTGTTTATCTAAGACGTGATCTATAGTCGATATATGAATCTAcctaataaatatataaatatatactacCTTGATCTAAGACAAAATAGACATAAAAGTTATATAATTTGAAAATCGGTATCCTGCATTAAAAATCGTTGCTTAACTTCTGAGTAGTTTGTACAATATAGTTTATAacttatattaattttttactatatattgtatattttcaCAAGTAGTATTGCGAGGCAACATAATTTTACGTCTGGCTTATACTCTCTATTCAACAATTCTGTTAAATGAATTGTTTTTTCAGGATTAGTCATACAATTGCGTAAAAGAGCACATTTTTGTTACTAGATTATTATTGAAACCGCTTTAGAAATAAGCAATCCATACAGTTCTGTTCCAAAATAAAGTTTTCAGTGTTATAAGCTATATTTAAACTGAATGACATAATAATCTTCGTCGCTGACTGAGGATAAGAATTTTGCATTAAGAGTTTACtgttattgaaaattaaaatatatgtttgCATTATTGGTGTTATTCGCATGCCAAATATTTAATTGCCTGCGAATTGTTGAAGACTCAAGTTTTTGGTAGAGTCATCTAAATGATATTCTAAACTAGTAgatgaattaacaataatggattttagaaaaaaaaaactaaattgtaataaacgttttaataattcagaaagagagaacgttaaaattaatcaagtATTTTTGTCAATTTTATCGAAATTTCATGTTATAAGGTCGAAAATTTGCACAACTAAAGACGAAAGCGACGTTTTGAGATTTAGACATTTACAAGATCAATTTGATGTTCTGGAAGCTTTTGATGCACTAGTGTAGGAAAGTACAGCTTAACTTCAGTCAGTGAATAATAACTATAGGCACTATAAACTTGGAAATAGAGTAAAAAGTGATGATAGAACAAACGGTTAGGAACTATATATTATAACTGTGTAATCGATGCTGCTGTTAATGTTAATTACTAATTAAGTTGTCATCTTCAATAAAGTATACTTATTgccatatttaaaaattacttgtCGTTACTTGTccattttatgtttttttcttatttaatttaaaaaactttttacagTTTATATGCTCGATGGTAAGTATGTAAATTACTTCATCCATATAAAGAGCCTTAACAGAACGCGCTGTCAATATTTTTTCCcggtaatttaataaattgtacaaagatttaaacatttcatttGCAAAGCGTGCGTCAATGCATTTTATCACTAGTCCACTTCAAGATCAGCCATGAATTTTAGTTCTTAactatacaaaatttttatttatagacTCCGTATTCATGCATTAATCTTAAATTCTATTTTGGTACAGCAATACAACACAGTTGAAGCTTTCATCTACCGACTTGCAAAAATTAA
Coding sequences within it:
- the LOC100117721 gene encoding CKLF-like MARVEL transmembrane domain-containing protein 4; its protein translation is MQSFPGQVNTATSATGQTPGSVSIRFDPLYVRTLPGGLKVAQIILNFIGFICIITTDVSTSRGNWFNTVAMIGFWSSGVLLAFYLFHIIEKFYKIPWLKIEFVYCAIETFFYLLAASLVAAHAYISEALGAAAFFGFAAMCLYGFDCWLKFKALKSGEYAQGQPPSSKPVSTVGSPAGY